Proteins from one Candidatus Bathyarchaeota archaeon genomic window:
- a CDS encoding nucleotide sugar dehydrogenase, protein MTIMEMNEAEVSVNLKKGKLTVGVIGVGRIGLPTAAVFADAGAKVIGADSNKDVVEAINRGETPIDEPGLKELVKRVVQIGKLKATTNVVATAKVSDALIVCVPTPVDESKTPDYSSLESACQAISRGLRRGSLVVIESTVSPNTVESRVIPTLEGNTGMQAGSDFGVASCPERADPGNILAHLKTTPRIVGGIDAKSTEIAAALYRAALGVQVVKLANPKTANAVKLTENIFRDVNIALMNELAVLYEKLGIDIIEVINAAATKWNFVPHYPGVGVGGPCLPANPYYLIQEGQKVGYIPHIVRMAREVNDRMPEHVVGLVLEALNSVGKTAKDSKVAIWGITYKPGVRDVQNTPVEPVIMGLRKLGAKIACYDPFFKNQELFKVKLAGTLEDAVKEADCIVLCTAHDEFQALNFNELAKLAHKPAAFIDA, encoded by the coding sequence ATGACAATTATGGAAATGAATGAAGCTGAAGTCTCCGTGAATTTAAAGAAAGGGAAACTTACAGTTGGCGTTATTGGTGTTGGTCGAATAGGGCTTCCTACTGCGGCGGTTTTTGCAGATGCTGGTGCCAAAGTAATAGGCGCGGATTCAAACAAAGATGTTGTTGAAGCCATAAACCGTGGTGAAACTCCGATCGATGAGCCCGGCTTAAAAGAACTGGTTAAACGGGTTGTTCAAATTGGCAAGCTAAAAGCCACCACTAATGTGGTAGCGACAGCGAAAGTGTCAGACGCACTAATCGTCTGCGTTCCAACACCAGTTGATGAATCCAAGACGCCAGACTACTCATCTTTGGAGTCAGCGTGTCAAGCCATCTCTAGAGGATTAAGGAGGGGAAGTCTTGTCGTCATTGAAAGTACGGTAAGCCCAAACACGGTAGAAAGTCGCGTTATCCCAACACTGGAGGGTAATACTGGAATGCAAGCAGGCAGCGACTTCGGAGTGGCCAGTTGTCCAGAGAGGGCAGATCCCGGCAATATCTTGGCTCATCTGAAAACCACACCACGGATCGTTGGAGGAATTGACGCTAAGAGTACTGAAATAGCCGCAGCTCTCTATAGAGCGGCTCTCGGTGTTCAAGTAGTTAAATTAGCTAATCCTAAGACTGCTAACGCTGTAAAATTAACTGAAAACATCTTTCGTGATGTGAACATCGCGTTAATGAATGAACTCGCGGTTCTCTATGAGAAGTTGGGAATCGACATTATCGAGGTAATTAACGCAGCTGCCACCAAGTGGAATTTCGTTCCACATTATCCCGGCGTGGGCGTCGGCGGACCCTGCTTACCAGCTAACCCATACTATCTGATACAAGAGGGTCAAAAAGTTGGATACATTCCGCATATAGTTCGAATGGCTCGGGAGGTTAACGATCGAATGCCCGAGCATGTAGTTGGGTTGGTCCTAGAAGCTTTAAATAGCGTAGGCAAAACAGCGAAGGATTCGAAAGTCGCAATTTGGGGCATTACCTATAAACCCGGTGTTCGCGACGTTCAAAATACACCGGTTGAACCTGTTATTATGGGATTACGTAAACTAGGCGCTAAAATTGCATGCTATGATCCATTTTTCAAAAATCAAGAATTATTCAAAGTTAAGTTAGCAGGTACGCTTGAAGATGCGGTGAAAGAAGCTGATTGTATAGTTTTATGTACTGCACACGACGAGTTCCAAGCCTTGAATTTTAACGAGTTAGCAAAATTAGCCCATAAACCGGCCGCTTTCATTGATGCCA
- a CDS encoding glycosyltransferase encodes MTSKPRISVIVPVRNNEDTIAPVLQALLNQDQEDYEVIVVDGSSTDQTRDIAARYPVKILVEEGKGPNYARNLGVQNASGEILAFIDGDCKPDKGWLKALVENFASPEVGCVGGTIAVWNGESYLARYGFWAKIPVMPRFESRMIQHTKRFNELPVSANMAVKKEVFAKAGLFDTTFRGGFEETDLLWRIVKAGYKIIADPTAVVYHRHRTTLKGLLKQTWAYGVGAGLYCRKHPDSPVTRKYHRYKTAFLTSISGLVLSIALATLYSPIFLILTAFIILAPLGWSAGYSIRIARKNREWAAIFYPIFDYIRATCFCLGQIYGEHIKLRKEKPS; translated from the coding sequence TTGACCAGTAAACCACGGATTTCAGTTATTGTCCCGGTTCGAAACAACGAGGATACAATCGCACCAGTTTTACAAGCCCTCCTAAATCAAGATCAAGAGGACTATGAAGTTATCGTAGTCGACGGCTCATCTACAGACCAAACTCGCGATATCGCTGCCCGATATCCAGTGAAGATTCTCGTTGAGGAGGGAAAAGGCCCGAACTACGCTCGAAACCTAGGCGTTCAGAATGCAAGTGGAGAAATTCTCGCTTTCATTGATGGAGATTGCAAGCCTGATAAGGGATGGCTGAAAGCGTTAGTTGAAAACTTTGCCTCTCCGGAAGTGGGATGCGTGGGAGGAACGATTGCTGTATGGAATGGAGAAAGCTATTTGGCGCGCTATGGTTTTTGGGCGAAAATCCCGGTGATGCCGCGTTTTGAGTCTCGCATGATTCAACACACAAAACGATTTAACGAACTTCCGGTAAGCGCGAATATGGCGGTAAAGAAAGAAGTATTTGCAAAAGCAGGTTTGTTTGATACTACGTTCCGAGGGGGATTTGAGGAAACAGATCTCCTTTGGCGGATAGTTAAAGCCGGATACAAAATTATAGCCGACCCAACAGCCGTAGTTTACCATCGCCATAGAACAACCCTCAAAGGACTTTTAAAACAGACTTGGGCATACGGCGTTGGCGCTGGCTTATATTGCCGAAAACACCCCGACAGCCCAGTAACTCGAAAATACCATAGATATAAAACCGCGTTCCTTACATCTATTAGCGGGTTAGTTTTATCGATTGCTTTAGCCACCCTATATTCACCAATATTTCTCATTTTAACAGCATTCATCATTCTTGCCCCCCTTGGTTGGTCTGCCGGTTACTCGATCCGTATTGCCAGAAAAAATCGAGAATGGGCAGCTATTTTTTACCCGATTTTTGACTACATACGTGCTACTTGCTTTTGCCTCGGTCAAATATATGGAGAACACATTAAACTCCGTAAAGAGAAACCAAGCTAA
- a CDS encoding glycosyltransferase family 39 protein: MGLTLHGARRLLGTISFGDLPFLLFMIVYGFLLLRNLGYSSPAWDEAVQMQSGVDMSRLASTFFSNPVYMIKAYIKWYPYFPPLNAILLAFSYAFLGISELSARLVTVSLSLLGLVVVYFAGRKAWGRTAGIISTITLAATPTYFNMSRIAMVDIPETVFFALSLLLFYSGYEHKKYEQLILSGVFLAAAFLAKYPALLALPVMAAYILLRRFYFREGLSWRAIACLSLALELAFFLVLPWTYILTTTTTRWRGWYKQVEPGKEYKWLMAENWLGSFQVIIKQMTWILAVVAVLSLIYAFRSRKKVDLFLISWVAIVFLAFVPIHKDPRYTMLYLPAFALMIGRFIADAGKRVNVLFSRSSLLIARNGQIAQFLFIGVLIGLLTCPQFIGYSARPAGLNVPLYDAFQYVAPRTPSGSYVVVLLQCNYFSQPAAYFYLSMVGGRGIHIDAYPGRAVDWYDPGPLNITDLGEFCADKNVVYAILWSGSPYVDQWLPVLLNAHNFNLETKVGEPDNWIYIFKYLG, translated from the coding sequence ATGGGTTTGACCTTGCATGGTGCACGGCGTTTACTAGGCACGATAAGTTTTGGCGATCTTCCCTTCCTGTTATTCATGATTGTTTACGGTTTTCTTCTTCTACGAAATCTGGGGTATTCTAGTCCTGCGTGGGATGAGGCTGTTCAGATGCAAAGTGGCGTAGATATGTCTCGTCTAGCTTCAACTTTCTTTTCCAATCCAGTTTATATGATTAAGGCGTATATTAAATGGTACCCGTATTTTCCGCCGTTAAACGCGATTCTTCTCGCCTTCAGTTACGCGTTCCTCGGAATCAGCGAGCTTTCTGCACGGCTTGTTACAGTTTCACTGAGTCTTCTTGGTTTGGTGGTTGTTTACTTCGCCGGTCGGAAAGCTTGGGGGAGAACTGCTGGCATAATTTCAACAATTACACTAGCCGCAACCCCAACTTACTTTAATATGAGCAGAATCGCGATGGTAGACATTCCAGAAACTGTGTTTTTCGCTTTGTCTCTACTCTTGTTCTATAGTGGGTACGAGCACAAAAAGTATGAGCAACTCATTCTCAGTGGAGTATTCCTAGCTGCTGCTTTCTTAGCTAAATATCCTGCGCTTTTGGCTCTTCCTGTTATGGCGGCTTATATACTGTTAAGGAGATTTTATTTTCGAGAGGGGCTTTCTTGGCGGGCTATTGCCTGTCTTTCCTTAGCCCTTGAACTAGCTTTCTTCCTAGTTCTACCGTGGACTTACATTCTTACTACTACAACCACCCGTTGGAGGGGTTGGTATAAACAAGTTGAGCCTGGGAAAGAGTACAAGTGGCTTATGGCTGAGAACTGGCTTGGATCCTTTCAAGTAATCATAAAACAGATGACTTGGATCTTGGCGGTCGTTGCGGTTTTATCCCTGATTTATGCATTTCGGTCTAGAAAGAAAGTTGACTTGTTTCTAATAAGTTGGGTGGCAATAGTATTCCTTGCGTTTGTCCCAATTCATAAGGATCCAAGGTATACTATGCTTTATCTTCCTGCATTTGCCCTGATGATTGGAAGATTCATAGCCGATGCAGGTAAACGGGTTAATGTTCTATTTTCTAGAAGTAGCTTACTAATAGCGCGAAATGGTCAAATTGCACAATTTCTTTTTATTGGAGTGCTTATAGGTCTGCTTACATGTCCACAATTTATAGGTTACAGCGCACGACCCGCTGGGCTTAACGTGCCCCTCTACGACGCATTTCAATATGTTGCGCCGCGTACCCCATCTGGCTCTTATGTTGTTGTGTTACTTCAATGCAACTACTTCAGTCAGCCAGCCGCGTACTTCTATCTTTCAATGGTCGGGGGGCGCGGAATCCATATTGACGCTTATCCAGGTCGAGCTGTTGACTGGTACGATCCCGGGCCTCTAAACATCACGGATCTCGGCGAATTTTGCGCTGACAAAAATGTCGTCTACGCCATTCTTTGGAGCGGCTCTCCCTACGTTGACCAGTGGTTACCAGTGCTCCTTAATGCCCACAACTTCAATTTAGAGACCAAGGTCGGAGAACCAGATAACTGGATTTACATCTTTAAGTATCTCGGCTGA
- a CDS encoding SDR family oxidoreductase — protein MENIRALVTGGCGFIGSHLVEALLYRNCDVIVLDDLSTGKRENLKVFERCRNLTFIRGDVRNLDLVRAAVKDVEVIFHMAAIPSVLRSIGNPLLTHEVNVTGTLNVLKAGLDAKVKRIVYASSSSVYGDVEFLPRKENMPTFPISPYGVSKLAAEQYCKAFYRVYGLPTVCLRYFNVYGPRQTYGPYSGVITIFINKALKGEPPVIYGDGEQTRDFTSIVDVVKASFLAAKNKQAVGEIFNIATGKPTTINLLARKILKLCGRNDIKPKYAPPRPGDIRFSYADISKAQKILGYNPSIELDEGLANLIEWFQVEVRK, from the coding sequence ATGGAAAATATTCGAGCGTTAGTAACAGGTGGATGCGGTTTTATTGGAAGTCACCTCGTTGAGGCACTCCTATATCGGAATTGTGATGTCATTGTTTTGGACGACCTTTCAACCGGGAAAAGAGAAAATCTCAAGGTATTTGAGCGCTGTAGGAATCTTACCTTTATTCGCGGGGATGTTAGAAACCTTGACCTAGTCAGAGCCGCAGTTAAAGATGTTGAAGTTATATTTCATATGGCGGCGATACCAAGTGTCCTCCGCTCGATAGGGAACCCTTTGCTGACACATGAAGTAAATGTCACTGGAACATTAAATGTTCTTAAGGCAGGGTTGGACGCTAAGGTTAAGCGAATTGTGTATGCTTCTTCTTCATCTGTATATGGAGATGTTGAGTTTCTGCCGAGAAAAGAGAATATGCCAACATTTCCAATTTCACCCTACGGAGTTTCTAAACTTGCGGCAGAGCAGTATTGCAAGGCTTTCTATCGTGTTTATGGTTTGCCGACGGTATGTCTTCGATACTTTAATGTTTACGGCCCCCGCCAGACATATGGTCCATATAGTGGGGTGATTACCATCTTCATCAATAAAGCCCTCAAAGGGGAGCCTCCTGTGATCTATGGGGATGGAGAGCAAACCCGCGACTTTACTAGTATCGTGGATGTCGTTAAGGCATCTTTCTTGGCAGCCAAAAATAAACAAGCTGTGGGAGAAATTTTCAACATTGCAACTGGTAAACCAACAACAATTAATCTCTTGGCGAGGAAAATCCTGAAGCTGTGTGGTCGAAACGACATTAAACCCAAATATGCTCCACCAAGGCCGGGCGATATCAGATTCAGCTACGCCGACATCTCTAAAGCACAAAAGATTCTGGGTTACAATCCTAGCATAGAACTGGATGAGGGGTTGGCAAATTTGATTGAATGGTTTCAAGTGGAGGTACGAAAATGA
- a CDS encoding glycosyltransferase: MKLKSERPLHVFVVIPTLNEEKSVGWVVQGCHEVLKDMEHEVIVVDGYSSDGTAEVAKKAGATVIYEKGKGYGAALMTGFHYVLENYPNGSNVESIIAMMDGDATYTPEDIPRIIQPIISDGADIVIGNRFGGMRIGAMTLLNRIGNRFLTALLNRLYGLKIVDSQSGMRAMRTKALRQMYLEATGMPLASEMLIEARKRGMQIAEVPISYGKRVGIPKLDPLRDGWRIVLTSFRLLTDFSPFLVFGALSVFFFILSAYFGIEALYGWFMWKYYHLPTWPRLGSALLGATFFTTGFVLFAFGLLLDAVLRVLKQLRRLVEEIRETSTKL; the protein is encoded by the coding sequence ATGAAGTTAAAATCGGAGAGACCGCTTCATGTGTTCGTGGTGATTCCCACGCTTAATGAGGAAAAGTCAGTTGGCTGGGTCGTTCAGGGGTGTCATGAAGTTCTAAAAGATATGGAACATGAGGTGATTGTAGTTGATGGGTACTCAAGTGATGGCACCGCGGAAGTAGCGAAAAAGGCTGGGGCTACTGTGATTTATGAGAAGGGGAAAGGATATGGTGCTGCGCTTATGACTGGTTTCCACTATGTCCTCGAGAATTATCCTAACGGTAGCAATGTTGAGAGCATTATTGCGATGATGGATGGCGATGCTACCTATACTCCGGAAGATATTCCGAGGATAATTCAACCAATAATTTCTGATGGGGCAGACATTGTTATTGGAAATCGGTTTGGAGGGATGCGGATCGGAGCTATGACTCTACTTAATCGAATAGGGAACCGCTTTTTAACGGCATTGCTTAATCGGCTTTACGGGTTGAAAATCGTCGACTCCCAATCAGGTATGCGGGCGATGCGAACTAAGGCATTGCGGCAGATGTACCTAGAAGCGACTGGAATGCCCTTGGCAAGTGAAATGTTAATTGAGGCTCGGAAACGTGGGATGCAAATAGCAGAGGTTCCTATATCTTATGGAAAACGGGTCGGTATTCCAAAACTAGATCCTCTTAGGGATGGATGGAGAATTGTCTTAACTTCGTTTCGGCTATTAACTGATTTCAGTCCATTTCTTGTTTTTGGTGCCTTGTCAGTTTTCTTTTTCATTTTAAGTGCTTATTTTGGGATTGAGGCGCTTTATGGTTGGTTCATGTGGAAGTATTATCATTTGCCGACTTGGCCGAGGCTGGGGTCAGCGTTGTTGGGGGCAACATTTTTCACAACTGGATTTGTATTATTTGCATTTGGCTTATTATTAGATGCTGTGTTACGTGTATTAAAGCAACTAAGGCGGCTAGTGGAAGAAATCAGAGAGACTTCGACTAAGCTCTGA
- a CDS encoding GDP-mannose 4,6-dehydratase, which produces MVELRGARILVTGGAGFIGSHLVDKLLQRECKIIVYDNFDPFYTGKEDNIKHHFGKQDFQLIEGDILDFETLCSAMKGVDIVFHEAAQPGVGYSLENPYKTHMVNVTGTLNVLQAARKQGVKKVVYASSSSVYGIPEHLPMREEHPTKPLSIYGASKLAAEAYCRLFYERFGLDTVSLRYFTVYGERNRPDMAVFKFTKLIFEGRPPVIYGNGNQTRDFTYINDIVEGTLLAAEKDDIGGESINLGGGIQTTVNDLVNQLLRLIRKQDVIPIYDKPRPEDMPHTLADISKARRMLGYSPSTPLEEGLRRFVAWYKARKASSIA; this is translated from the coding sequence ATGGTAGAACTTAGAGGCGCAAGGATTTTAGTGACCGGGGGTGCCGGCTTTATAGGGTCACATCTTGTTGACAAACTTCTCCAACGCGAGTGTAAAATAATAGTCTACGATAACTTTGACCCTTTTTATACAGGTAAGGAAGACAACATCAAACATCACTTTGGAAAACAAGATTTTCAGTTAATAGAAGGTGATATTCTTGACTTTGAAACCTTATGTTCAGCGATGAAGGGGGTTGACATCGTTTTCCATGAAGCGGCGCAACCGGGAGTGGGTTATTCCTTAGAAAATCCGTATAAGACACATATGGTAAACGTAACTGGGACATTAAATGTTCTTCAAGCAGCGAGGAAGCAAGGAGTCAAAAAGGTTGTTTATGCTTCATCTTCCTCGGTTTACGGAATTCCTGAGCATCTTCCTATGAGGGAAGAGCACCCTACTAAGCCCCTTTCGATTTATGGAGCCAGTAAACTAGCAGCGGAGGCATACTGCCGCCTTTTCTACGAACGTTTTGGATTAGATACAGTTTCTCTTCGCTATTTTACTGTATATGGAGAACGTAATAGACCGGACATGGCTGTTTTCAAGTTTACAAAACTCATTTTCGAGGGAAGGCCGCCAGTTATCTACGGGAATGGAAACCAAACTAGAGACTTCACATACATTAATGACATCGTAGAAGGAACCCTCCTTGCTGCTGAGAAAGATGACATCGGAGGGGAGTCTATTAATCTTGGCGGCGGCATACAAACAACAGTAAACGATTTAGTTAACCAGCTTTTGAGATTGATCAGAAAACAGGATGTAATTCCAATTTACGACAAACCCCGACCAGAAGATATGCCGCATACGTTAGCTGACATCTCCAAGGCTAGGAGAATGTTGGGTTACTCACCCAGTACTCCTTTGGAAGAGGGGCTTCGTCGTTTTGTTGCTTGGTACAAGGCGCGAAAGGCTTCTTCAATTGCTTAA